One Colius striatus isolate bColStr4 chromosome 7, bColStr4.1.hap1, whole genome shotgun sequence DNA segment encodes these proteins:
- the LOC133625739 gene encoding mas-related G-protein coupled receptor member H-like, with amino-acid sequence MEETNTTDLSLSNETSGYEDSHDIYRSDCIEHHWILIISGVCIGVCLCGFVGNVVVVWFLSFQMKKNPFTVYVLNLAVADLALLLFLAACLTLLILTEIYCLYSAEYYYVTIILLALYTFSSFASMYLLSAMSLDRCLSVLFPIWYRCRRPGNLSGITCGVLWALAALFASVILIFCFLGINCLSVTQSVITVNVLIFSLFPFLSNLALFIRLRCGARRRHPGKLYVAVLLSVTFLFIFGTALCVASFTEYLLNNILHFLILIFVTSLNSSVNPVIYFLVGSCRQRRFHGSVKVALRRVFEEKAPSEDGSRGPGDTAAETSL; translated from the coding sequence ATGGAGGAGACCAACACCACAGACCTGTCCCTCAGCAACGAGACATCTGGATATGAAGACTCCCACGATATTTATCGATCTGACTGCATAGAACATCATTGGATACTAATAATTTCCGGTGTCTGTATCGGTGTTTGCCTGTGTGGCTTCGTGGGGAATGTGGTAGTTGTGTGGTTCCTGAGCTTCCAGATGAAGAAGAACCCCTTCACTGTCTACGTCCTGAATCTGGCCGTTGCTGACTTGGCTCTGCTCTTGTTCCTTGCTGCATGTCTTACTTTACTAATCCTTACAGAAATCTATTGTCTGTATTCAGCTGAATATTATTATGTGACTATTATCCTGTTGGCCCTGTATACGTTTTCGTCCTTTGCCAGCATGTACCTCCTGTCAGCAATGAGCTTGGACAGGTGCCTGTCTGTCCTGTTCCCAATCTGGTACCGATGCCGCCGCCCAGGGAACTTGTCTGGCATCACGTGTGGGGTGCTCTGGGCTCTCGCTGCACTttttgcttctgtgattctcattttttgttttttaggtATAAACTGTCTTTCAGTCACACAAAGTGTAATCACTGTGaatgttctcattttctctttattccctttcctttccaacCTGGCCCTGTTCATCAGACTCCGCTGTGGTGCACGCAGACGACACCCAGGGAAACTCTATGTTGCTGTCCTGCTCAGTGTGACCTTCCTGTTCATCTTTGGGACTGCTTTATGTGTGGCAAGTTTCACTGAGTACCTCTTAAATAATATTCTTCACTTTTTAATCCTTATCTTTGTGACATCGCTGAACAGCAGCGTCAACCCCGTCATTTACTTCCTGGTGGGGAGCTGCCGGCAGCGCCGCTTCCATGGCTCTGTCAAAGTCGCCCTGCGCCGAGTGTTTGAGGAGAAGGCGCCGAGCGAGGACGGGAGCCGCGGGCCGGGGGACACTGCGGCCGAGACCTCGCTCTGA
- the LOC133625740 gene encoding proto-oncogene Mas-like: MEETNTTDLILINVTSGYENVQYINRSHCIRHYWILIISGVCIGICLCGLVGNTLVVWFLGFQMKKNPFTVYVLNLAVADLALLLFLAVGLSLEILSAVYCLYSEESYYIDIILLNLYIFSTFASMYLLSAMSLDRCLSVLFPIWYRCHRPRNLSGITCGVLWALAALSASVIFIVCFLDINCLPVTQSVVLVNILIFSVFPFLSNLALFIKLRCGTYRRHPGKLYVAVLLSVTFLFFFGIPFSVLLFITEIWFNTLYFVMFVFVTSLNSSVNPVIYFLVGGCRQRCFRGSTTDALRRVFEEKAPSEDGSRGPGDTAAETSL, translated from the coding sequence ATGGAGGAGACCAACACCACAGACCTCATTCTGATCAACGTGACATCTGGATATGAAAATGTCCAATATATTAATCGATCTCACTGCATACGTCATTATTGGATACTGATCATTTCAGGTGTCTGTATTGGGATTTGCCTGTGTGGCCTCGTGGGGAATACGCTGGTTGTGTGGTTCCTGGGATTCCAGATGAAGAAGAACCCCTTCACTGTCTACGTCCTGAATCTGGCCGTTGCTGACTTggctctgctcctcttccttgcTGTTGGTCTTTCCTTAGAAATACTAAGTGCGGTCTATTGTCTGTATTCAGAAGAATCTTATTACATTGATATTATCCTGTTGAACCTGTATATATTTTCAACTTTTGCCAGCATGTACCTCCTGTCAGCAATGAGCTTGGACAGGTGCCTGTCTGTCCTGTTCCCAATCTGGTACCGATGCCACCGCCCAAGGAACTTGTCTGGCATCACGTGTGGGGTGCTCTGGGCTCTCGCTGCACTTTCTGCTTCTGTGATtttcattgtttgttttttggatATAAACTGCCTTCCAGTCACACAAAGTGTAGTCCTTGTCaatattctcattttctctgtattccctttcctttccaacCTGGCCCTGTTCATCAAACTCCGCTGTGGTACATACAGACGACACCCAGGGAAACTCTATGTTGCTGTCCTGCTCAGTGTGACCTTCCTGTTCTTCTTTGGGATTCCATTCAGTGTGTTGCTTTTCATTACTGAGATCTGGTTTAATACTCTTTACTTTGTAATGTTTGTCTTTGTGACATCGCTGAACAGCAGCGTCAACCCCGTCATTTACTTCCTGGTGGGGGGCTGCCGGCAGCGCTGCTTCAGGGGCTCCACCACAGACGCCCTGCGCCGAGTGTTTGAGGAGAAGGCGCCGAGCGAGGACGGGAGCCGCGGGCCGGGGGACACTGCGGCCGAGACCTCGCTCTGA
- the LOC133625741 gene encoding mas-related G-protein coupled receptor member H-like translates to MEETNTTDLSLSNVTSGYEHFNTSSPYRCIWDYRLQIISGVSIGVCLCGLVGNVVVVWFLGFQMKKNPFTVYVLNLAVADLSLLLFLPAYLTLQILRQFHCYIIIEYGLLFDILLTLFMFSYFASMYLLSAMSLERCLSVLFPIWYRCHRPGNLSGITCGVLWALAALSASVVFTACRFIIYCPIVNHCVSSVNVLIFSVFPFLSNLALFIKLRCGTYRRHPGKLYVAVLLSVTFLFFFGIPFSVFLSINYYYRNLFFPYVTCFLTSLNSSINPVIYFLVGGCRQRCFRGSATDALRRVFEEKAPSEDGSRGPGDTAAETSL, encoded by the coding sequence ATGGAGGAGACCAACACCACAGATCTGTCCCTCAGCAACGTGACATCTGGATATGAACACTTCAACACATCTAGTCCCTACAGATGCATATGGGACTATAGGTTACAGATCATTTCGGGTGTTTCTATCGGTGTTTGCCTGTGTGGCCTCGTGGGGAATGTGGTAGTTGTGTGGTTCTTGGGTTTCCAGATGAAGAAGAACCCCTTCACTGTCTATGTCTTGAACCTGGCTGTCGCTGACTTatccctgctcctcttccttcctgcaTATCTTACTTTACAAATTCTTAGACAATTCCATTGTTATATTATAATTGAATACGGTCTACTCTTTGATATCCTTTTGACCTTGTTTATGTTTTCCTATTTTGCCAGTATGTACCTCTTGTCAGCAATGAGCCTGGAGAGGTGCCTGTCTGTCCTGTTCCCAATCTGGTACCGATGCCACCGCCCAGGGAACTTGTCTGGCATCACGTGTGGGGTGCTCTGGGCTCTCGCTGCACTTTCTGCTTCTGTGGTTTTCACCGCTTGCCGTTTCATAATATACTGTCCAATAGTTAACCATTGTGTGAGCTCTGTGaatgttctcattttctctgtattccctttcctttccaacCTGGCCCTGTTCATCAAACTCCGCTGTGGTACATACAGACGACACCCAGGGAAACTCTATGTTGCTGTCCTGCTCAGTGTGACCTTCCTGTTCTTCTTTGGGATTCCATTCAGTGTGTTCCTGtcaattaattattattatcgAAACCTCTTTTTCCCTTATGTGACGTGTTTCCTGACATCGCTGAACAGCAGCATCAACCCCGTCATTTACTTCCTGGTGGGGGGCTGCCGGCAGCGCTGCTTCAGGGGCTCCGCCACAGACGCCCTGCGCCGAGTGTTCGAGGAGAAGGCGCCGAGCGAGGACGGGAGCCGCGGGCCGGGGGACACTGCGGCCGAGACCTCGCTCTGA